In the genome of Gloeotrichia echinulata CP02, one region contains:
- a CDS encoding isochorismatase yields MNTQNTTQLPIPPHFNPQKVGEVWRVPYQECATAAESWTKQHNIQPASADQTRVALLLIDVQNTFCIPGFELFVGGKSGTAAVEDNQRLCEFIYRNLSLITSIVPTLDTHTATQIFHPIFWVNAQGEHPTPAATNITPVDIEQGIWKVNPAVANSITNGDYELLQKHAYHYVKQLNQDGKYPLTVWPYHSMLGGIGHALVSAVEEAIFFHCIARQNQTQFELKGENPLTENYSILRPEVLVDFEQRPLGQKNTRLIQQLLEFDAVIIGGQAKSHCVAWTIDDLLTEIKQVNTNFAQKIYLLADCTSPVVVPGVVDYTEQADAAFARFADAGMHIIKSTQIIDHLPK; encoded by the coding sequence ATGAACACCCAAAACACAACCCAACTCCCGATTCCCCCACACTTTAACCCCCAAAAAGTGGGCGAAGTCTGGCGCGTACCCTACCAAGAATGCGCCACCGCAGCAGAATCATGGACTAAACAACACAATATCCAACCAGCATCTGCTGACCAAACCCGCGTTGCTCTACTATTAATTGATGTGCAAAATACCTTTTGCATCCCTGGATTTGAATTATTTGTAGGTGGTAAATCTGGCACGGCTGCAGTGGAAGACAATCAGCGATTGTGTGAATTTATCTATCGCAATTTGAGTTTAATTACATCAATTGTACCTACATTAGACACCCACACAGCAACACAAATTTTCCATCCCATCTTTTGGGTGAACGCCCAGGGAGAACATCCCACGCCAGCAGCTACAAACATTACTCCAGTCGATATCGAACAAGGTATCTGGAAAGTTAACCCAGCAGTAGCTAACAGTATTACGAATGGGGATTATGAATTATTACAAAAACACGCTTACCACTACGTTAAACAACTAAATCAAGATGGTAAATATCCCCTCACAGTTTGGCCTTACCATTCCATGTTAGGCGGAATTGGTCATGCTTTAGTTTCAGCGGTAGAAGAAGCAATATTTTTTCATTGTATTGCTCGTCAAAATCAAACACAATTTGAACTCAAAGGTGAGAATCCCTTAACAGAAAACTATTCTATTTTACGTCCAGAAGTTTTGGTAGACTTTGAACAACGTCCACTTGGACAAAAGAATACACGGTTAATTCAACAACTTTTAGAATTTGATGCTGTCATTATCGGCGGACAAGCTAAAAGTCACTGCGTTGCTTGGACAATTGACGATTTATTAACAGAAATTAAACAGGTAAATACCAACTTTGCCCAAAAAATCTATTTATTAGCAGATTGCACTTCCCCCGTAGTTGTACCGGGTGTAGTAGACTACACAGAACAGGCAGATGCAGCATTTGCCAGATTTGCCGATGCAGGAATGCATATCATCAAATCTACGCAAATAATAGACCACTTGCCAAAGTAG